From the genome of Maridesulfovibrio ferrireducens:
TTGTTTAAATTATTAAAATTTTTTGACAAATCTACGGATTGTCCAAAATCCTTCGGTGAGTTAAAGAAGAGATGTTGTTAGAATAAAATTGTCAAACACGTATTCAAACTGTTCGTTATATTACGCAGTTGAAGGTTAAAATCGTTATTGCCCGGTAGAGGGCGCTTAACAGAAAATAATTCAGAGGTTCATATAATGTTGAATATTAAAGAGCTGCTTGAAGAAATTAAGGCTTCTCCTTACGAAGAAGTTGAGATTTCCGTTCCGCATACCGGAAGGGTTGAGTTTGCTGATCTTAAAGTTGGTGATAAAGTAAGTGGTCCTTCCGGAGAATGGAAAGAAAAGCCCGGAACTGTGCTCGCTAAGTTGACTAGAGAAAGAAATACTAAAAATATTCCTGCTCCTGAAAAAGGTGAAATTGTTTCTATCAGACATGACCTTGAAGGTAAGTTTGTTGAAGCAGGTGAAGTTCTTCTTAAGATTCGTCATTTTCTCTCTAAGGAAGAAGTGATACAGCTTATTTTGAAGAAAGCGCTTTTTCTTTTCAATGCACCTGAAAAGGCTAAATATTATTTTACCCCTGAAATCGATACAAAGATTAAAGGTTCCGGAGAACGCTCCGTAAAAGTTCGCGAAGGGCTTGAGCTTTTTATTGTTTCGCGCATGAAAAGAGAAACTCCTTTGAATTATGCAGGTCCGGAAGGTCTTATTTACGCTGTTTATTTTCATAACGGCGATAATGTTGATGCTGGTCAGGCTCTTATCGGAGTTTGCCCTGCTGATCAGCTTAAGCACATTCAGGAAGTTGTAAATCGCGTTCAAAGTGAGTGGGAAGAAAGAGACTAATCATTCTATTTTTAAACCAGAGAGGATTGTCAGTATGGGAAATGTACTTCAAATAAGAGTCATGGCTAAAACTTACGATGAATCTCAGGTTGAGAATGCTTGGCCTTTTTTGGTTGCTATGACATGGGCTGAACCTCGGGCGGAAGGCCGGCCTCATGGAGTGATTGAACTGGTTGAAGATCTTAAGGATAAGCTTGAGCTGGGAATGCTGTCAAAGACAGAGGAACAAACTCTTGGTGAGTCCATAAGAAAGGCTTTTAATCTTAAGTTGCAGATTGAAGATGCTCTTGGTGATTGGAAAGCAACTGAAGCTAACACGGTCAGTTTTGCGCTGGAAGATTTGCTTGATGATTTAGAAAAGAAAGCTGTTAAAGATAAGTAATAAATAAAATAATAACGAATATTTAATATAAAGGAGTCGCAAATGGCTGGAAGCATGAATAAGGTTATTTTGGTTGGTCGTATTGGGCAGGACCCTAAAATTTCATATACAACCTCCGGTCAGGCTGTAGCGAATTTTTCAGTTGCCACTGATGAAGGATATAAAGATCGCAATTCAGGACAGAAAATTGATAAAACTGAATGGCATAATATTGTCGCTTGGCGCGGTACAGCTGAATTTGTAAGTAAA
Proteins encoded in this window:
- a CDS encoding biotin attachment protein, yielding MLNIKELLEEIKASPYEEVEISVPHTGRVEFADLKVGDKVSGPSGEWKEKPGTVLAKLTRERNTKNIPAPEKGEIVSIRHDLEGKFVEAGEVLLKIRHFLSKEEVIQLILKKALFLFNAPEKAKYYFTPEIDTKIKGSGERSVKVREGLELFIVSRMKRETPLNYAGPEGLIYAVYFHNGDNVDAGQALIGVCPADQLKHIQEVVNRVQSEWEERD